The genome window TTTCCTGCCAGGCGGGTCATTCAAACCTCGTGGGAGGCTTGCTCATTTTTTCTCCACTTCTATCCCTCGAAACACAATTTCTACTCCCTCTCGCAGCATCGCTTCCAGAGATGGCCCCTGAACATTTCGCGACCAAGCAAGGTAGGATTCCAGATAGTACGACCACAACACTCTGGCCACGACACGAGTCGGTACGTCCGCCCGAAGCTCGCCGTTTTGTCTCCCCCGCTCCAGCGTCTGGAAAAAGATCTCGATCGAAGGAGCTTCCTCTCTAAACAAGTCCCCTGAGCCCATAAATTCTTGCAGAGCAATTTCTGACAAGGGTCGATCATTCTCAATCGTTTGGCAAAGGATATTCATCATATGGCTGATTTGCATTTTGGTTGAAAGATGCTTGATCTTCTCATCCTTCGACGCTGCCCAGAGCTTTTCCCTGCGCTGGTTGAGGACTTCCTCGATGAGCTCATACTTTTTCGGAAAATGCTTGAAAAACGTCGCCTTGGCCACGTCCGCCTCGTTCGCGATTTCTTCTACTGTCGTAGCATGATAGCCCTTTTCCCGAAACAGGTTGATGGCTGTATCATATATGTTTTGGCGCGTCGCCAGTCTCTTCCGTTCTTGTCTTCCTACTGCATCCATTTTATCACTCGCTTTCCCCCTCAATCCGCCAGACATGGATTGAAGTATAGCTTCTCCAGGGTTTCAGTATAAGGGAATCATTCCCTGTGCGCCACCAAAAAGGAAATATTCAGCCGATTGCACAGACTGGCCCGCCCCTTTTTTCCCCCAGTACATAGCGCCTCTGCCGCCCGTATAGCTGCCCCGCTTTTCCTTCCTGAATGGCCTCCCATTCAACTGGTTACCTTATCTACGAAACATGAACACCCGGAACAAATCCATCAGAAACGGAGGATCTCGCATGGAGCTGAGAGGAAAAAACGCCTTGATCACAGGGGCGGGAAAAGGGATTGGACGCGCGATTGCTCTGGCTCTCGCAAAGGAAGGCGTGCGTGTCGGCCTCGTCGCCCGCTCGACTGCTGATCTCGAGCAGATCGCTTCCACCATATCCAGCCAGCATCAAACGAAGACCGCTTTTGCTTCCGCTGACGTGTCCAAGAGAAGCGAGGCAGAAGCCGCTTACAACCAGATCAAGCACGATCTCGGGCCAATCGATATTTTGGTCAACAACGCAGGCGTCGCGAGCTTTGGCACCGTCACAGAAATGCCGCCTGAAGAGTGGGAACGAATGATTCAGGTAAACTTGTTCGGAACCTACTACATGACCTACTATGCCCTGCCGGACATGATGGACCGCAGCAGCGGTTCCATCCTGAATATCGTTTCAACAGCCGGAGAACGCGGCTTCGCTACAGGATCTGCCTATTGTGCTTCCAAATTTGCTGTGCTGGGTTTTACCGAATCCGTGCTCCAAGAGGTTCGCAAACACAATATCCGGGTGACGGCTCTCACGCCCAGCACTGTAAATACCGAATTGGCAGCAAAGGCCGGCTTGAAGATCGGGGAAGAGCATCGGATGCTGCAGCCCGAGGATGTCGCACAGCTCGCTCTCGCCACCCTGCTTTTGCCGGATCGCGTTTTTGTCAAAACAGCAGGCATCTGGACGACCAATCCGCAATAACACGAAAGGCGTGCTGCCCGATGCGGTGGTGCGCCTTCCTGGTTTGCACCTACGCGGTAGTCAACATATTGACGATTTGCCGAATCCCTTTTACAATTCTTTTACTCGTTACGATAGTCCATATGTTGACCATTTCAAAGGAGAACCTGCTGTGGATGGAAAAGTGCGCATTATCCTAAACTTGCTTCGCCTCTCAGCCCTCATCAACCGATTGGGGGTAAAACTGGTGGATGGAACGGGATTATCGAGTGTCCAGCAATGGCAGCTGCTCGGTATTATCTCTCGGAATGAAGGCATTACCCTAAGCAAGCTGAGTGAAGAAATTCTCGTCACCAAGCAAAATATGACGGGGCTCATCGAACGGTTGGGCAAAGGCGGCTGGGTCACGACCTGGAGTGATCCGGATGACAAACGCCTGACTCGGGTGCGGATTACGGAGAAAGGGACAAAAACACTGGAAATGATGCAGCCACGGACGAAGGAAAGCAACGACATCACCTTTCAAGCCTTTCACAAGGAGGAACTGGAAGTCATGAACGAGATGCTCGAACGGCTATCCCGTACCCTGCGCATGCAAATCAATGGGAGGGAGTAACTATTGAACGCCTATCAGAAAAAAATCACCATCGCGCTCATGATCGCCACCTTTCTTTCCGCGATCGAAGCGACGATCGTGAGTACGGCCATGCCGACAATCGTCAATAAACTCGGGGGCTTGGAGCTCATCAGCTGGGTATACGCCGTCTACTTGCTGACCTCTGCCGTAACGACTCCGATATTCGGCAAGATCGCCGACTTGTTCGGGCGGAAGAAGGTCTTCCTGGTCGGATGCTCCATCTTTTTGATCGGGTCCATGTTGTGCGGCCTTTCGCAGAGCATGGAGCAGCTGATCCTTTTCCGAGCCATTCAAGGAATCGGAGCAGGTGCCGTCGTCCCGATCACCTTTACGATCATCGGCGACATTTTTACCTTTGAAGAAAGGGCACGGGTGCAAGGTCTCTTTGCTTCCATTTGGGGAGTCGCAGGAATCTTCGGCCCGCTCGTCGGCGGATTTTTTGTGGATTATGTCAGCTGGCATTGGATCTTTTACATCAATATTCCGTTCGGTTTGCTTTCTATCTGGCTGATCACCAAAAATCTGCATGAGAATCTGGAAAAACGAAAACGGAAAATCGACTACGGCGGAGCGGTTACTTTTACGATCGGTACCACGGCCCTGCTGTACGCACTGCTTTCGGGCGGCAATGAGCACGCTTGGAATTCCACTGTCATCTACACGCTCTTCCTAGTGACCGTCGTATTTTTAGGCGCATTTTTTGCGATTCAGAGACGTCATCCGGAGCCGATGATTCCCATCCAGCTGTTTCGCATTCGCGAAGTCTCGATTCCGAATCTCATTTCTTTTCTATTGAGTGCCATCCTCATCGGCATCACCGCTTATCTTCCCTTGTGGATCCAGGGCGTTTTGGAAAAAGGAGCGATCTATTCAGGATTGATCCTGATGCCGATGTCCATCGGATGGCCGATCGGCTCGACGGTCGGTGGACGGCTGCTCGTACGATACGGCGCCAAGCGGATTTCCGTACTGGGCATTCTCTTTCTAGTAATCGGGACCTTCTGCTTGACTTTCCTCACGATGTCGACTGCTCCTTGGTTCATTTTAGGGATAATTTTTGTCATGGGACTCGGATTTGGGTTAACCATCACCATCTTTACGATCGTCGTGCAATCCGCTGTAGACTGGAGTTTGCGGGGAGTTGCCACCTCGTCCAATACCTTTTTGCGGACATTGGGACAAACCTTAGGTGTCGCGGTGCTGGGAACCATTTTAAATCAGCAGATTACGAGCCATTCC of Brevibacillus choshinensis contains these proteins:
- a CDS encoding MDR family MFS transporter, whose protein sequence is MNAYQKKITIALMIATFLSAIEATIVSTAMPTIVNKLGGLELISWVYAVYLLTSAVTTPIFGKIADLFGRKKVFLVGCSIFLIGSMLCGLSQSMEQLILFRAIQGIGAGAVVPITFTIIGDIFTFEERARVQGLFASIWGVAGIFGPLVGGFFVDYVSWHWIFYINIPFGLLSIWLITKNLHENLEKRKRKIDYGGAVTFTIGTTALLYALLSGGNEHAWNSTVIYTLFLVTVVFLGAFFAIQRRHPEPMIPIQLFRIREVSIPNLISFLLSAILIGITAYLPLWIQGVLEKGAIYSGLILMPMSIGWPIGSTVGGRLLVRYGAKRISVLGILFLVIGTFCLTFLTMSTAPWFILGIIFVMGLGFGLTITIFTIVVQSAVDWSLRGVATSSNTFLRTLGQTLGVAVLGTILNQQITSHSEAGAQVPPAVLASGIHQNFVIVAVIALACLVFTFWLPKKKPQPANSQT
- a CDS encoding TetR/AcrR family transcriptional regulator, yielding MDAVGRQERKRLATRQNIYDTAINLFREKGYHATTVEEIANEADVAKATFFKHFPKKYELIEEVLNQRREKLWAASKDEKIKHLSTKMQISHMMNILCQTIENDRPLSEIALQEFMGSGDLFREEAPSIEIFFQTLERGRQNGELRADVPTRVVARVLWSYYLESYLAWSRNVQGPSLEAMLREGVEIVFRGIEVEKK
- a CDS encoding 3-ketoacyl-ACP reductase; this encodes MELRGKNALITGAGKGIGRAIALALAKEGVRVGLVARSTADLEQIASTISSQHQTKTAFASADVSKRSEAEAAYNQIKHDLGPIDILVNNAGVASFGTVTEMPPEEWERMIQVNLFGTYYMTYYALPDMMDRSSGSILNIVSTAGERGFATGSAYCASKFAVLGFTESVLQEVRKHNIRVTALTPSTVNTELAAKAGLKIGEEHRMLQPEDVAQLALATLLLPDRVFVKTAGIWTTNPQ
- a CDS encoding MarR family winged helix-turn-helix transcriptional regulator, with amino-acid sequence MDGKVRIILNLLRLSALINRLGVKLVDGTGLSSVQQWQLLGIISRNEGITLSKLSEEILVTKQNMTGLIERLGKGGWVTTWSDPDDKRLTRVRITEKGTKTLEMMQPRTKESNDITFQAFHKEELEVMNEMLERLSRTLRMQINGRE